The following coding sequences lie in one Cannabis sativa cultivar Pink pepper isolate KNU-18-1 chromosome 5, ASM2916894v1, whole genome shotgun sequence genomic window:
- the LOC133038215 gene encoding uncharacterized protein LOC133038215, whose amino-acid sequence MPTCKYTGSEDPLTHVENFKIQMDFQGIRDDLRCRIFPATLTDTVQQWFTKLPPRRITSWDEFEGLFYTQFSSARQMPAELDDLVTIKQKPDEPLKDYIQRFMQEATKVKNLSDDGKQAAITGGILVGCRLWKDTRRKPTHTMKDFLDRADEFIKLEEAEWNAKGLNKAKGNKNGASTSGQGSHGQESNNKNGFNNGKRTNNDNGGNNFINNKKPNKASS is encoded by the coding sequence ATGCCCACTTGTAAGTACACGGGTAGTGAAGACCCACTAACTCATGTGGAGAACTTCAAAATCCAAATGGACTTTCAAGGAATCAGGGATGACCTTAGGTGTCGAATCTTCCCTGCAACCCTCACGGACACGGTGCAACAATGGTTTACTAAACTACCCCCAAGGAGAATCACTTCTTGGGATGAGTTTGAAGGGTTATTCTATACCCAATTCTCTTCAGCCCGACAAATGCCAGCGGAGTTGGATGACTTGGTCACCATCAAGCAGAAGCCCGATGAGCCACTAAAAGACTACATTCAACGCTTTATGCAGGAGGCAACCAAAGTAAAAAATTTGAGCGATGATGGCAAGCAGGCTGCCATCACGGGGGGCATTTTGGTGGGATGTCGGTTGTGGAAAGATACAAGGCGGAAACCAACCCATACTATGAAAGACTTCCTTGACAGAGCTGATGAGTTCATTAAACTAGAAGAGGCTGAATGGAACGCCAAAGGCCTCAACAAAGCTAAGGGAAACAAGAACGGAGCAAGCACTAGTGGCCAAGGCTCCCATGGTCAGGAgagtaataataaaaatggcTTTAACAATGGAAAGAGGACCAACAACGATAATGGTGGAAACAACTTTATTAACAACAAAAAGCCAAACAAAGCATCCTCATGA